One genomic window of Globicephala melas chromosome 8, mGloMel1.2, whole genome shotgun sequence includes the following:
- the HEPACAM gene encoding hepatic and glial cell adhesion molecule isoform X5, whose product MKREREALSRAFNALRLTPFLYLLLIQTGRRPEEPLEAVNITSPVRLIHGTVGKAALLSVQYSSTSSDKPVVKWQLKRDKPVTVVQSIGTEVIGTLRPDYRDRIRLFENGSLLLSDLQLADEGTYEVEISITDDTFTGEKTINLTVDVPISRPQVLVASTTVLELSEAFTLNCSHENGTKPSYTWLKDGKPLLNDSRMLLSPDQKVLTITRVLMEDDDLYSCVVENPISQGRSLPVKITVYRRSSLYIILSTGGIFLLVTLVTVCACWKPSRKSGKKRKLEKQNSLEYMDQNDDRLKAEGELPATHSPVPSSLRSVSCWEKAEMGDKEASSAGPLPAPTSRRLQSRERSGQDTLPRSGEQERKNPMALYILKDKDSPEPEENPAPEPRSATEPGPPGYSVSPAVPGRSPGLPSRSARRYPRSPARSPATGRTHTSPPRAPSSPGRSRSASRTLRTAGGVHLIREQDEAGPVEISA is encoded by the exons atgaagagagaaagggaagccCTGTCCAGAGCCTTCAATGCCCTGCGCCTCACTCCTTTTCTCTACCTGCTTCTGATCCAGACAGGTAGGAGACCAGAGG AGCCCCTGGAGGCGGTGAACATCACCAGCCCGGTGCGCCTGATCCATGGCACAGTGGGGAAGGCGGCCCTGCTTTCTGTGCAGTACAGCAGCACCAGCAGTGACAAACCCGTTGTCAAGTGGCAGCTGAAGCGGGACAAGCCAGTGACCGTGGTTCAGTCCATCGGCACAGAGGTCATCGGTACCCTGCGGCCCGACTACCGAGACCGCATCCGCCTCTTTGAAAACGGCTCCCTGCTTCTCAGCGACCTGCAGCTGGCCGACGAGGGCACCTATGAGGTTGAGATCTCTATCACCGATGACACCTTCACTGGAGAGAAGACCATCAACCTCACTGTAGATG TGCCCATTTCGAGGCCCCAGGTGTTAGTGGCTTCAACCACAGTGCTGGAGCTCAGCGAGGCCTTTACCCTGAACTGCTCGCACGAGAACGGCACCAAGCCCAGCTACACATGGCTGAAGGACGGCAAGCCCCTCCTCAACGACTCGCGGATGCTCCTGTCCCCCGACCAAAAGGTGCTCACCATCACCCGCGTGCTCATGGAGGACGACGACCTGTACAGCTGTGTGGTGGAGAACCCCATCAGCCAGGGCCGCAGCCTGCCCGTCAAGATCACCGTATACA GAAGAAGCTCCCTCTACATAATCTTGTCCACAGGAGGCATCTTCCTCCTTGTGACCTTGGTGACAGTCTGTGCCTGCTGGAAACCGTCCAGAAAGTCTGG gaagaagaggaagctgGAGAAGCAAAACTCCCTGGAATATATGGATCAGAATGATGACCGCCTGAAAGCAGAAGGTGAGCTCCCAGCCACGCACTCACCCGTCCCATCTTCACTCAGATCAGTAAGCTGCTGGGAAAAGGCCGAAATGGGCGACAAGGAAGCCAGCTCTGCAGGGCCCCTTCCTGCACCAACTTCACGAAGActgcagagcagggagaggagcgGCCAAG ACACCCTCCCACGGAGTGGAGAGCAGGAGCGGAAGAACCCCATGGCACTCTACATCCTGAAGGACAAG GACTCCCCGGAGCCCGAGGAGAACCCCGCCCCGGAGCCTCGGAGCGCGACTGAGCCCGGCCCGCCCGGCTACTCCGTGTCGCCTGCCGTGCCGGGCCGCTCGCCGGGGCTGCCCAGCCGCTCTGCCCGCCGCTATCCGCGCTCTCCAGCGCGCTCCCCCGCCACGGGCCGGACGCACACGTCGCCGCCCCGGGCCCCGAGCTCGCCCGGCCGCTCGCGCAGCGCCTCGCGCACACTGCGGACTGCGGGCGGCGTGCACCTGATCCGCGAGCAAGACGAGGCCGGCCCGGTGGAGATCAGCGCCTGA
- the HEPACAM gene encoding hepatic and glial cell adhesion molecule isoform X2 yields the protein MKREREALSRAFNALRLTPFLYLLLIQTGRRPEEPLEAVNITSPVRLIHGTVGKAALLSVQYSSTSSDKPVVKWQLKRDKPVTVVQSIGTEVIGTLRPDYRDRIRLFENGSLLLSDLQLADEGTYEVEISITDDTFTGEKTINLTVDVPISRPQVLVASTTVLELSEAFTLNCSHENGTKPSYTWLKDGKPLLNDSRMLLSPDQKVLTITRVLMEDDDLYSCVVENPISQGRSLPVKITVYRRSSLYIILSTGGIFLLVTLVTVCACWKPSRKSGKKRKLEKQNSLEYMDQNDDRLKAEGELPATHSPVPSSLRSVSCWEKAEMGDKEASSAGPLPAPTSRRLQSRERSGQGRTSDTLPRSGEQERKNPMALYILKDKDSPEPEENPAPEPRSATEPGPPGYSVSPAVPGRSPGLPSRSARRYPRSPARSPATGRTHTSPPRAPSSPGRSRSASRTLRTAGGVHLIREQDEAGPVEISA from the exons atgaagagagaaagggaagccCTGTCCAGAGCCTTCAATGCCCTGCGCCTCACTCCTTTTCTCTACCTGCTTCTGATCCAGACAGGTAGGAGACCAGAGG AGCCCCTGGAGGCGGTGAACATCACCAGCCCGGTGCGCCTGATCCATGGCACAGTGGGGAAGGCGGCCCTGCTTTCTGTGCAGTACAGCAGCACCAGCAGTGACAAACCCGTTGTCAAGTGGCAGCTGAAGCGGGACAAGCCAGTGACCGTGGTTCAGTCCATCGGCACAGAGGTCATCGGTACCCTGCGGCCCGACTACCGAGACCGCATCCGCCTCTTTGAAAACGGCTCCCTGCTTCTCAGCGACCTGCAGCTGGCCGACGAGGGCACCTATGAGGTTGAGATCTCTATCACCGATGACACCTTCACTGGAGAGAAGACCATCAACCTCACTGTAGATG TGCCCATTTCGAGGCCCCAGGTGTTAGTGGCTTCAACCACAGTGCTGGAGCTCAGCGAGGCCTTTACCCTGAACTGCTCGCACGAGAACGGCACCAAGCCCAGCTACACATGGCTGAAGGACGGCAAGCCCCTCCTCAACGACTCGCGGATGCTCCTGTCCCCCGACCAAAAGGTGCTCACCATCACCCGCGTGCTCATGGAGGACGACGACCTGTACAGCTGTGTGGTGGAGAACCCCATCAGCCAGGGCCGCAGCCTGCCCGTCAAGATCACCGTATACA GAAGAAGCTCCCTCTACATAATCTTGTCCACAGGAGGCATCTTCCTCCTTGTGACCTTGGTGACAGTCTGTGCCTGCTGGAAACCGTCCAGAAAGTCTGG gaagaagaggaagctgGAGAAGCAAAACTCCCTGGAATATATGGATCAGAATGATGACCGCCTGAAAGCAGAAGGTGAGCTCCCAGCCACGCACTCACCCGTCCCATCTTCACTCAGATCAGTAAGCTGCTGGGAAAAGGCCGAAATGGGCGACAAGGAAGCCAGCTCTGCAGGGCCCCTTCCTGCACCAACTTCACGAAGActgcagagcagggagaggagcgGCCAAGGTAGGACCTCAG ACACCCTCCCACGGAGTGGAGAGCAGGAGCGGAAGAACCCCATGGCACTCTACATCCTGAAGGACAAG GACTCCCCGGAGCCCGAGGAGAACCCCGCCCCGGAGCCTCGGAGCGCGACTGAGCCCGGCCCGCCCGGCTACTCCGTGTCGCCTGCCGTGCCGGGCCGCTCGCCGGGGCTGCCCAGCCGCTCTGCCCGCCGCTATCCGCGCTCTCCAGCGCGCTCCCCCGCCACGGGCCGGACGCACACGTCGCCGCCCCGGGCCCCGAGCTCGCCCGGCCGCTCGCGCAGCGCCTCGCGCACACTGCGGACTGCGGGCGGCGTGCACCTGATCCGCGAGCAAGACGAGGCCGGCCCGGTGGAGATCAGCGCCTGA
- the HEPACAM gene encoding hepatic and glial cell adhesion molecule isoform X1, with protein MKREREALSRAFNALRLTPFLYLLLIQTGRRPEEPLEAVNITSPVRLIHGTVGKAALLSVQYSSTSSDKPVVKWQLKRDKPVTVVQSIGTEVIGTLRPDYRDRIRLFENGSLLLSDLQLADEGTYEVEISITDDTFTGEKTINLTVDVPISRPQVLVASTTVLELSEAFTLNCSHENGTKPSYTWLKDGKPLLNDSRMLLSPDQKVLTITRVLMEDDDLYSCVVENPISQGRSLPVKITVYRRSSLYIILSTGGIFLLVTLVTVCACWKPSRKSGKKRKLEKQNSLEYMDQNDDRLKAEGELPATHSPVPSSLRSVSCWEKAEMGDKEASSAGPLPAPTSRRLQSRERSGQGRTSADTLPRSGEQERKNPMALYILKDKDSPEPEENPAPEPRSATEPGPPGYSVSPAVPGRSPGLPSRSARRYPRSPARSPATGRTHTSPPRAPSSPGRSRSASRTLRTAGGVHLIREQDEAGPVEISA; from the exons atgaagagagaaagggaagccCTGTCCAGAGCCTTCAATGCCCTGCGCCTCACTCCTTTTCTCTACCTGCTTCTGATCCAGACAGGTAGGAGACCAGAGG AGCCCCTGGAGGCGGTGAACATCACCAGCCCGGTGCGCCTGATCCATGGCACAGTGGGGAAGGCGGCCCTGCTTTCTGTGCAGTACAGCAGCACCAGCAGTGACAAACCCGTTGTCAAGTGGCAGCTGAAGCGGGACAAGCCAGTGACCGTGGTTCAGTCCATCGGCACAGAGGTCATCGGTACCCTGCGGCCCGACTACCGAGACCGCATCCGCCTCTTTGAAAACGGCTCCCTGCTTCTCAGCGACCTGCAGCTGGCCGACGAGGGCACCTATGAGGTTGAGATCTCTATCACCGATGACACCTTCACTGGAGAGAAGACCATCAACCTCACTGTAGATG TGCCCATTTCGAGGCCCCAGGTGTTAGTGGCTTCAACCACAGTGCTGGAGCTCAGCGAGGCCTTTACCCTGAACTGCTCGCACGAGAACGGCACCAAGCCCAGCTACACATGGCTGAAGGACGGCAAGCCCCTCCTCAACGACTCGCGGATGCTCCTGTCCCCCGACCAAAAGGTGCTCACCATCACCCGCGTGCTCATGGAGGACGACGACCTGTACAGCTGTGTGGTGGAGAACCCCATCAGCCAGGGCCGCAGCCTGCCCGTCAAGATCACCGTATACA GAAGAAGCTCCCTCTACATAATCTTGTCCACAGGAGGCATCTTCCTCCTTGTGACCTTGGTGACAGTCTGTGCCTGCTGGAAACCGTCCAGAAAGTCTGG gaagaagaggaagctgGAGAAGCAAAACTCCCTGGAATATATGGATCAGAATGATGACCGCCTGAAAGCAGAAGGTGAGCTCCCAGCCACGCACTCACCCGTCCCATCTTCACTCAGATCAGTAAGCTGCTGGGAAAAGGCCGAAATGGGCGACAAGGAAGCCAGCTCTGCAGGGCCCCTTCCTGCACCAACTTCACGAAGActgcagagcagggagaggagcgGCCAAGGTAGGACCTCAG CAGACACCCTCCCACGGAGTGGAGAGCAGGAGCGGAAGAACCCCATGGCACTCTACATCCTGAAGGACAAG GACTCCCCGGAGCCCGAGGAGAACCCCGCCCCGGAGCCTCGGAGCGCGACTGAGCCCGGCCCGCCCGGCTACTCCGTGTCGCCTGCCGTGCCGGGCCGCTCGCCGGGGCTGCCCAGCCGCTCTGCCCGCCGCTATCCGCGCTCTCCAGCGCGCTCCCCCGCCACGGGCCGGACGCACACGTCGCCGCCCCGGGCCCCGAGCTCGCCCGGCCGCTCGCGCAGCGCCTCGCGCACACTGCGGACTGCGGGCGGCGTGCACCTGATCCGCGAGCAAGACGAGGCCGGCCCGGTGGAGATCAGCGCCTGA
- the HEPACAM gene encoding hepatic and glial cell adhesion molecule isoform X3 → MKREREALSRAFNALRLTPFLYLLLIQTGRRPEEPLEAVNITSPVRLIHGTVGKAALLSVQYSSTSSDKPVVKWQLKRDKPVTVVQSIGTEVIGTLRPDYRDRIRLFENGSLLLSDLQLADEGTYEVEISITDDTFTGEKTINLTVDVPISRPQVLVASTTVLELSEAFTLNCSHENGTKPSYTWLKDGKPLLNDSRMLLSPDQKVLTITRVLMEDDDLYSCVVENPISQGRSLPVKITVYRRSSLYIILSTGGIFLLVTLVTVCACWKPSRKSGKKRKLEKQNSLEYMDQNDDRLKAEGELPATHSPVPSSLRSVSCWEKAEMGDKEASSAGPLPAPTSRRLQSRERSGQADTLPRSGEQERKNPMALYILKDKDSPEPEENPAPEPRSATEPGPPGYSVSPAVPGRSPGLPSRSARRYPRSPARSPATGRTHTSPPRAPSSPGRSRSASRTLRTAGGVHLIREQDEAGPVEISA, encoded by the exons atgaagagagaaagggaagccCTGTCCAGAGCCTTCAATGCCCTGCGCCTCACTCCTTTTCTCTACCTGCTTCTGATCCAGACAGGTAGGAGACCAGAGG AGCCCCTGGAGGCGGTGAACATCACCAGCCCGGTGCGCCTGATCCATGGCACAGTGGGGAAGGCGGCCCTGCTTTCTGTGCAGTACAGCAGCACCAGCAGTGACAAACCCGTTGTCAAGTGGCAGCTGAAGCGGGACAAGCCAGTGACCGTGGTTCAGTCCATCGGCACAGAGGTCATCGGTACCCTGCGGCCCGACTACCGAGACCGCATCCGCCTCTTTGAAAACGGCTCCCTGCTTCTCAGCGACCTGCAGCTGGCCGACGAGGGCACCTATGAGGTTGAGATCTCTATCACCGATGACACCTTCACTGGAGAGAAGACCATCAACCTCACTGTAGATG TGCCCATTTCGAGGCCCCAGGTGTTAGTGGCTTCAACCACAGTGCTGGAGCTCAGCGAGGCCTTTACCCTGAACTGCTCGCACGAGAACGGCACCAAGCCCAGCTACACATGGCTGAAGGACGGCAAGCCCCTCCTCAACGACTCGCGGATGCTCCTGTCCCCCGACCAAAAGGTGCTCACCATCACCCGCGTGCTCATGGAGGACGACGACCTGTACAGCTGTGTGGTGGAGAACCCCATCAGCCAGGGCCGCAGCCTGCCCGTCAAGATCACCGTATACA GAAGAAGCTCCCTCTACATAATCTTGTCCACAGGAGGCATCTTCCTCCTTGTGACCTTGGTGACAGTCTGTGCCTGCTGGAAACCGTCCAGAAAGTCTGG gaagaagaggaagctgGAGAAGCAAAACTCCCTGGAATATATGGATCAGAATGATGACCGCCTGAAAGCAGAAGGTGAGCTCCCAGCCACGCACTCACCCGTCCCATCTTCACTCAGATCAGTAAGCTGCTGGGAAAAGGCCGAAATGGGCGACAAGGAAGCCAGCTCTGCAGGGCCCCTTCCTGCACCAACTTCACGAAGActgcagagcagggagaggagcgGCCAAG CAGACACCCTCCCACGGAGTGGAGAGCAGGAGCGGAAGAACCCCATGGCACTCTACATCCTGAAGGACAAG GACTCCCCGGAGCCCGAGGAGAACCCCGCCCCGGAGCCTCGGAGCGCGACTGAGCCCGGCCCGCCCGGCTACTCCGTGTCGCCTGCCGTGCCGGGCCGCTCGCCGGGGCTGCCCAGCCGCTCTGCCCGCCGCTATCCGCGCTCTCCAGCGCGCTCCCCCGCCACGGGCCGGACGCACACGTCGCCGCCCCGGGCCCCGAGCTCGCCCGGCCGCTCGCGCAGCGCCTCGCGCACACTGCGGACTGCGGGCGGCGTGCACCTGATCCGCGAGCAAGACGAGGCCGGCCCGGTGGAGATCAGCGCCTGA
- the HEPACAM gene encoding hepatic and glial cell adhesion molecule isoform X7: MKREREALSRAFNALRLTPFLYLLLIQTEPLEAVNITSPVRLIHGTVGKAALLSVQYSSTSSDKPVVKWQLKRDKPVTVVQSIGTEVIGTLRPDYRDRIRLFENGSLLLSDLQLADEGTYEVEISITDDTFTGEKTINLTVDVPISRPQVLVASTTVLELSEAFTLNCSHENGTKPSYTWLKDGKPLLNDSRMLLSPDQKVLTITRVLMEDDDLYSCVVENPISQGRSLPVKITVYRRSSLYIILSTGGIFLLVTLVTVCACWKPSRKSGKKRKLEKQNSLEYMDQNDDRLKAEGELPATHSPVPSSLRSVSCWEKAEMGDKEASSAGPLPAPTSRRLQSRERSGQADTLPRSGEQERKNPMALYILKDKDSPEPEENPAPEPRSATEPGPPGYSVSPAVPGRSPGLPSRSARRYPRSPARSPATGRTHTSPPRAPSSPGRSRSASRTLRTAGGVHLIREQDEAGPVEISA, encoded by the exons atgaagagagaaagggaagccCTGTCCAGAGCCTTCAATGCCCTGCGCCTCACTCCTTTTCTCTACCTGCTTCTGATCCAGACAG AGCCCCTGGAGGCGGTGAACATCACCAGCCCGGTGCGCCTGATCCATGGCACAGTGGGGAAGGCGGCCCTGCTTTCTGTGCAGTACAGCAGCACCAGCAGTGACAAACCCGTTGTCAAGTGGCAGCTGAAGCGGGACAAGCCAGTGACCGTGGTTCAGTCCATCGGCACAGAGGTCATCGGTACCCTGCGGCCCGACTACCGAGACCGCATCCGCCTCTTTGAAAACGGCTCCCTGCTTCTCAGCGACCTGCAGCTGGCCGACGAGGGCACCTATGAGGTTGAGATCTCTATCACCGATGACACCTTCACTGGAGAGAAGACCATCAACCTCACTGTAGATG TGCCCATTTCGAGGCCCCAGGTGTTAGTGGCTTCAACCACAGTGCTGGAGCTCAGCGAGGCCTTTACCCTGAACTGCTCGCACGAGAACGGCACCAAGCCCAGCTACACATGGCTGAAGGACGGCAAGCCCCTCCTCAACGACTCGCGGATGCTCCTGTCCCCCGACCAAAAGGTGCTCACCATCACCCGCGTGCTCATGGAGGACGACGACCTGTACAGCTGTGTGGTGGAGAACCCCATCAGCCAGGGCCGCAGCCTGCCCGTCAAGATCACCGTATACA GAAGAAGCTCCCTCTACATAATCTTGTCCACAGGAGGCATCTTCCTCCTTGTGACCTTGGTGACAGTCTGTGCCTGCTGGAAACCGTCCAGAAAGTCTGG gaagaagaggaagctgGAGAAGCAAAACTCCCTGGAATATATGGATCAGAATGATGACCGCCTGAAAGCAGAAGGTGAGCTCCCAGCCACGCACTCACCCGTCCCATCTTCACTCAGATCAGTAAGCTGCTGGGAAAAGGCCGAAATGGGCGACAAGGAAGCCAGCTCTGCAGGGCCCCTTCCTGCACCAACTTCACGAAGActgcagagcagggagaggagcgGCCAAG CAGACACCCTCCCACGGAGTGGAGAGCAGGAGCGGAAGAACCCCATGGCACTCTACATCCTGAAGGACAAG GACTCCCCGGAGCCCGAGGAGAACCCCGCCCCGGAGCCTCGGAGCGCGACTGAGCCCGGCCCGCCCGGCTACTCCGTGTCGCCTGCCGTGCCGGGCCGCTCGCCGGGGCTGCCCAGCCGCTCTGCCCGCCGCTATCCGCGCTCTCCAGCGCGCTCCCCCGCCACGGGCCGGACGCACACGTCGCCGCCCCGGGCCCCGAGCTCGCCCGGCCGCTCGCGCAGCGCCTCGCGCACACTGCGGACTGCGGGCGGCGTGCACCTGATCCGCGAGCAAGACGAGGCCGGCCCGGTGGAGATCAGCGCCTGA
- the HEPACAM gene encoding hepatic and glial cell adhesion molecule isoform X6, with amino-acid sequence MGGTYKRAWNWWGTEPLEAVNITSPVRLIHGTVGKAALLSVQYSSTSSDKPVVKWQLKRDKPVTVVQSIGTEVIGTLRPDYRDRIRLFENGSLLLSDLQLADEGTYEVEISITDDTFTGEKTINLTVDVPISRPQVLVASTTVLELSEAFTLNCSHENGTKPSYTWLKDGKPLLNDSRMLLSPDQKVLTITRVLMEDDDLYSCVVENPISQGRSLPVKITVYRRSSLYIILSTGGIFLLVTLVTVCACWKPSRKSGKKRKLEKQNSLEYMDQNDDRLKAEGELPATHSPVPSSLRSVSCWEKAEMGDKEASSAGPLPAPTSRRLQSRERSGQGRTSADTLPRSGEQERKNPMALYILKDKDSPEPEENPAPEPRSATEPGPPGYSVSPAVPGRSPGLPSRSARRYPRSPARSPATGRTHTSPPRAPSSPGRSRSASRTLRTAGGVHLIREQDEAGPVEISA; translated from the exons AGCCCCTGGAGGCGGTGAACATCACCAGCCCGGTGCGCCTGATCCATGGCACAGTGGGGAAGGCGGCCCTGCTTTCTGTGCAGTACAGCAGCACCAGCAGTGACAAACCCGTTGTCAAGTGGCAGCTGAAGCGGGACAAGCCAGTGACCGTGGTTCAGTCCATCGGCACAGAGGTCATCGGTACCCTGCGGCCCGACTACCGAGACCGCATCCGCCTCTTTGAAAACGGCTCCCTGCTTCTCAGCGACCTGCAGCTGGCCGACGAGGGCACCTATGAGGTTGAGATCTCTATCACCGATGACACCTTCACTGGAGAGAAGACCATCAACCTCACTGTAGATG TGCCCATTTCGAGGCCCCAGGTGTTAGTGGCTTCAACCACAGTGCTGGAGCTCAGCGAGGCCTTTACCCTGAACTGCTCGCACGAGAACGGCACCAAGCCCAGCTACACATGGCTGAAGGACGGCAAGCCCCTCCTCAACGACTCGCGGATGCTCCTGTCCCCCGACCAAAAGGTGCTCACCATCACCCGCGTGCTCATGGAGGACGACGACCTGTACAGCTGTGTGGTGGAGAACCCCATCAGCCAGGGCCGCAGCCTGCCCGTCAAGATCACCGTATACA GAAGAAGCTCCCTCTACATAATCTTGTCCACAGGAGGCATCTTCCTCCTTGTGACCTTGGTGACAGTCTGTGCCTGCTGGAAACCGTCCAGAAAGTCTGG gaagaagaggaagctgGAGAAGCAAAACTCCCTGGAATATATGGATCAGAATGATGACCGCCTGAAAGCAGAAGGTGAGCTCCCAGCCACGCACTCACCCGTCCCATCTTCACTCAGATCAGTAAGCTGCTGGGAAAAGGCCGAAATGGGCGACAAGGAAGCCAGCTCTGCAGGGCCCCTTCCTGCACCAACTTCACGAAGActgcagagcagggagaggagcgGCCAAGGTAGGACCTCAG CAGACACCCTCCCACGGAGTGGAGAGCAGGAGCGGAAGAACCCCATGGCACTCTACATCCTGAAGGACAAG GACTCCCCGGAGCCCGAGGAGAACCCCGCCCCGGAGCCTCGGAGCGCGACTGAGCCCGGCCCGCCCGGCTACTCCGTGTCGCCTGCCGTGCCGGGCCGCTCGCCGGGGCTGCCCAGCCGCTCTGCCCGCCGCTATCCGCGCTCTCCAGCGCGCTCCCCCGCCACGGGCCGGACGCACACGTCGCCGCCCCGGGCCCCGAGCTCGCCCGGCCGCTCGCGCAGCGCCTCGCGCACACTGCGGACTGCGGGCGGCGTGCACCTGATCCGCGAGCAAGACGAGGCCGGCCCGGTGGAGATCAGCGCCTGA
- the HEPACAM gene encoding hepatic and glial cell adhesion molecule isoform X4 — protein sequence MKREREALSRAFNALRLTPFLYLLLIQTEPLEAVNITSPVRLIHGTVGKAALLSVQYSSTSSDKPVVKWQLKRDKPVTVVQSIGTEVIGTLRPDYRDRIRLFENGSLLLSDLQLADEGTYEVEISITDDTFTGEKTINLTVDVPISRPQVLVASTTVLELSEAFTLNCSHENGTKPSYTWLKDGKPLLNDSRMLLSPDQKVLTITRVLMEDDDLYSCVVENPISQGRSLPVKITVYRRSSLYIILSTGGIFLLVTLVTVCACWKPSRKSGKKRKLEKQNSLEYMDQNDDRLKAEGELPATHSPVPSSLRSVSCWEKAEMGDKEASSAGPLPAPTSRRLQSRERSGQGRTSADTLPRSGEQERKNPMALYILKDKDSPEPEENPAPEPRSATEPGPPGYSVSPAVPGRSPGLPSRSARRYPRSPARSPATGRTHTSPPRAPSSPGRSRSASRTLRTAGGVHLIREQDEAGPVEISA from the exons atgaagagagaaagggaagccCTGTCCAGAGCCTTCAATGCCCTGCGCCTCACTCCTTTTCTCTACCTGCTTCTGATCCAGACAG AGCCCCTGGAGGCGGTGAACATCACCAGCCCGGTGCGCCTGATCCATGGCACAGTGGGGAAGGCGGCCCTGCTTTCTGTGCAGTACAGCAGCACCAGCAGTGACAAACCCGTTGTCAAGTGGCAGCTGAAGCGGGACAAGCCAGTGACCGTGGTTCAGTCCATCGGCACAGAGGTCATCGGTACCCTGCGGCCCGACTACCGAGACCGCATCCGCCTCTTTGAAAACGGCTCCCTGCTTCTCAGCGACCTGCAGCTGGCCGACGAGGGCACCTATGAGGTTGAGATCTCTATCACCGATGACACCTTCACTGGAGAGAAGACCATCAACCTCACTGTAGATG TGCCCATTTCGAGGCCCCAGGTGTTAGTGGCTTCAACCACAGTGCTGGAGCTCAGCGAGGCCTTTACCCTGAACTGCTCGCACGAGAACGGCACCAAGCCCAGCTACACATGGCTGAAGGACGGCAAGCCCCTCCTCAACGACTCGCGGATGCTCCTGTCCCCCGACCAAAAGGTGCTCACCATCACCCGCGTGCTCATGGAGGACGACGACCTGTACAGCTGTGTGGTGGAGAACCCCATCAGCCAGGGCCGCAGCCTGCCCGTCAAGATCACCGTATACA GAAGAAGCTCCCTCTACATAATCTTGTCCACAGGAGGCATCTTCCTCCTTGTGACCTTGGTGACAGTCTGTGCCTGCTGGAAACCGTCCAGAAAGTCTGG gaagaagaggaagctgGAGAAGCAAAACTCCCTGGAATATATGGATCAGAATGATGACCGCCTGAAAGCAGAAGGTGAGCTCCCAGCCACGCACTCACCCGTCCCATCTTCACTCAGATCAGTAAGCTGCTGGGAAAAGGCCGAAATGGGCGACAAGGAAGCCAGCTCTGCAGGGCCCCTTCCTGCACCAACTTCACGAAGActgcagagcagggagaggagcgGCCAAGGTAGGACCTCAG CAGACACCCTCCCACGGAGTGGAGAGCAGGAGCGGAAGAACCCCATGGCACTCTACATCCTGAAGGACAAG GACTCCCCGGAGCCCGAGGAGAACCCCGCCCCGGAGCCTCGGAGCGCGACTGAGCCCGGCCCGCCCGGCTACTCCGTGTCGCCTGCCGTGCCGGGCCGCTCGCCGGGGCTGCCCAGCCGCTCTGCCCGCCGCTATCCGCGCTCTCCAGCGCGCTCCCCCGCCACGGGCCGGACGCACACGTCGCCGCCCCGGGCCCCGAGCTCGCCCGGCCGCTCGCGCAGCGCCTCGCGCACACTGCGGACTGCGGGCGGCGTGCACCTGATCCGCGAGCAAGACGAGGCCGGCCCGGTGGAGATCAGCGCCTGA